Within the Saccharopolyspora gloriosae genome, the region CGAGGTTCGCGTGCCCCACGCCGCCGATCGCAAACCACGGCCTGCCGTGCCCCCGGTGCTCCGCGGCGTGCCGCACCAGCTCCAGTCCCGCCGCCTCGCGGCCCGGTTTCGTCGGCGTCGTCCACACCGGGCCGGTGCAGAAGTAGTCCACGCCCGGTTCCGTCGCCGCCGCGTCCGCCTGCACCACGTCGTGCGTGGAACGGCCGATCACCACCTCATCACCGACGACGCGCCGCGCGGCCTGCACCGGCAGGTCGTCCTGGCCGAGGTGCAGCACGTCGGCCTCCGCGGTCAGAGCCACGTCCGCGCGGTCGTTCACCGCCAGCAGCGCGCCGTGCCGCACGCAGGCCTCCGCCAGCACCTCCAGCGCGGCGAGCTCCTGGCGTGCCTCCAACGGCGCACCGCCCGGAGTCTTGTCCCGCAGCTGGATGATGTCGACGCCGCCGGACAACGCGGCCTCGGCGAACTCGGCCAGATCACCTCGCTCGGCACGCGCGTCGGTGCAGAGGTACAGCCGTGCGTCGGCGAGCCGCGTGCGGATGCCGTAACCGTCCAATCCGGGCATGCCGTCCAGAGT harbors:
- the thiE gene encoding thiamine phosphate synthase: MPGLDGYGIRTRLADARLYLCTDARAERGDLAEFAEAALSGGVDIIQLRDKTPGGAPLEARQELAALEVLAEACVRHGALLAVNDRADVALTAEADVLHLGQDDLPVQAARRVVGDEVVIGRSTHDVVQADAAATEPGVDYFCTGPVWTTPTKPGREAAGLELVRHAAEHRGHGRPWFAIGGVGHANLAEAVSAGADRVVVVRAITEAEDPQAAAESLKAGLPN